One window from the genome of Gopherus evgoodei ecotype Sinaloan lineage chromosome 2, rGopEvg1_v1.p, whole genome shotgun sequence encodes:
- the LOC115646573 gene encoding acyl-coenzyme A thioesterase 13-like isoform X2 encodes MTVLSATSGKVVCEMKIEEEHTNRGGTLHGGLTATLVDVVSTAALLYTERGMPGVSVDMNITYMSAAKIGEEILITAQILKQGRSIAFASVDVTNKATGKFVAQGRHTKYLGQ; translated from the exons ATGACAGTTCTTTCTGCAACTTCTGGAAAGGTTGTTTGTGAAATGAAAATAGAGGAGGAGCACACAAACAGAGGTGGAACATTGCATGGAGGTTTGACCGCTACACTGGTAGACGTAGTGTCAACAGCAGCATTGTTGTACACAGAAAGAGGAATGCCTGGGGTCAGTGTGGATATGAACATTAC ATACATGTCTGCTGCTAAGATTGGGGAAGAGATATTGATCACAGCTCAGATTCTGAAGCAAGGAAGAAGTATTGCCTTTGCCAGCGTGGATGTAACAAACAAGGCAACAGGAAAGTTTGTAGCACAAGGAAGACATACTAAATACCTAGGACAGTAA
- the LOC115646573 gene encoding acyl-coenzyme A thioesterase 13-like isoform X1 encodes MSSLTIQSFREMMKNLLSSSNFDRVLSKMTVLSATSGKVVCEMKIEEEHTNRGGTLHGGLTATLVDVVSTAALLYTERGMPGVSVDMNITYMSAAKIGEEILITAQILKQGRSIAFASVDVTNKATGKFVAQGRHTKYLGQ; translated from the exons atgagcTCCCTCACGATCCAGTCCTTCCGGGAGATGATGAAAAACCTGCTGAGCTCATCCAACTTTGATCGGGTGTTGAGTAAG ATGACAGTTCTTTCTGCAACTTCTGGAAAGGTTGTTTGTGAAATGAAAATAGAGGAGGAGCACACAAACAGAGGTGGAACATTGCATGGAGGTTTGACCGCTACACTGGTAGACGTAGTGTCAACAGCAGCATTGTTGTACACAGAAAGAGGAATGCCTGGGGTCAGTGTGGATATGAACATTAC ATACATGTCTGCTGCTAAGATTGGGGAAGAGATATTGATCACAGCTCAGATTCTGAAGCAAGGAAGAAGTATTGCCTTTGCCAGCGTGGATGTAACAAACAAGGCAACAGGAAAGTTTGTAGCACAAGGAAGACATACTAAATACCTAGGACAGTAA